From the genome of Cytobacillus firmus, one region includes:
- the hemH gene encoding ferrochelatase gives MGKKRMGLLVMAYGTPYKEEDIERYYTHIRRGRKPSEEMLEDLRSRYEAIGGISPLAEITKDQAEKLEKHLNEIQDEYEFKMYIGLKHIEPFIEDAVKQMHEDGIEEAVSIVLAPHFSTFSVKSYNGRAKEEAEKLGGLEIRSVESWYKEPKFIKYWADRVKETFDKMPAEEKDSAVLIVSAHSLPEKILQSGDPYPLQLQETADLIAEQAGVKNYAVGWQSAGNTPEPWLGPDVQDLTRDLYENKGYKAFVYTPVGFVSDHLEVLYDNDYECKVVTDELGASYYRPEMPNSQPEFIDAMSDAIFKLLNR, from the coding sequence ATGGGTAAAAAGAGAATGGGTTTACTTGTAATGGCTTATGGAACTCCCTATAAGGAAGAAGACATTGAGCGTTACTATACACATATCCGCAGAGGAAGAAAGCCTTCTGAGGAAATGCTTGAAGATTTAAGAAGCAGGTATGAAGCGATCGGCGGAATATCGCCGCTTGCAGAAATTACTAAAGATCAGGCTGAAAAACTTGAAAAGCATTTAAATGAAATTCAGGACGAGTATGAATTCAAAATGTATATTGGGTTGAAGCATATCGAACCGTTCATAGAAGATGCGGTTAAACAAATGCATGAGGATGGGATTGAGGAAGCTGTCAGCATTGTTCTTGCGCCTCATTTCTCAACCTTCAGCGTGAAATCATATAACGGCAGAGCCAAGGAAGAGGCTGAAAAGCTTGGAGGCCTTGAAATAAGGTCAGTTGAAAGCTGGTATAAAGAGCCTAAGTTTATTAAATATTGGGCTGATCGGGTAAAAGAAACCTTCGATAAAATGCCTGCTGAAGAAAAAGATTCTGCAGTATTAATTGTTTCTGCACATAGTTTGCCGGAAAAAATCCTGCAATCAGGGGATCCATATCCGCTTCAGCTGCAGGAAACAGCTGACCTCATAGCTGAACAGGCTGGTGTCAAAAACTATGCTGTCGGCTGGCAAAGTGCAGGAAACACACCTGAGCCATGGCTTGGGCCTGATGTACAGGATTTGACAAGAGATCTTTATGAGAATAAAGGCTACAAAGCATTCGTTTACACACCAGTAGGTTTTGTGTCAGATCATCTTGAAGTGCTGTACGATAATGATTATGAATGCAAAGTTGTCACTGATGAGCTGGGAGCAAGCTATTACCGCCCTGAAATGCCGAATTCACAGCCTGAGTTCATTGATGCAATGTCAGATGCCATTTTTAAATTGCTGAATAGATAA
- the hemY gene encoding protoporphyrinogen oxidase, whose product MQGERQKVIVAGGGITGLAAAYYLKKEAKEKGLALDVKLIEASHRLGGKIQTIIRDGFVIERGPDSFLARKQSAARLAREAGLEKELVRNTSGKSYVLVRQRLYPMPGGSIMGIPTQIAPFITTGLFSPAGKARAAADFVLPRSNPSTDQSLGAFFRRRLGDEVVDNLIEPLLSGIYAGDIDQLSLMATFPQFYQVEQKYRSLIMGMKKSAGSQPKQAGNSKSKEGMFLTFKSGLQSLVDALESKLEPGTVLKGHRIESVIKNGKSYTVEINGGESLNADCIVMAVPHHALCSIFSGWGLFEQFKEMPSTSVATVALAFPEDAIERDIDGTGFVVSRHSDYTITACTWTHKKWPHSTPKGKVLLRCYVGKAGDEAVVDLSDDQIIKVVLDDLNKTMNINMNPEFSYVTRWKDSMPQYTVGHKERVGLAKKQAQDELPGIFLAGSSYEGLGVPDCIDQAEEAVRNTLEYLQINKPKAVRV is encoded by the coding sequence GTGCAGGGAGAGAGACAGAAAGTTATTGTTGCTGGAGGAGGAATTACGGGTCTTGCTGCAGCTTACTATCTGAAGAAGGAAGCTAAAGAAAAGGGCTTGGCTCTGGACGTTAAGCTCATAGAGGCTTCACATCGCCTTGGCGGCAAGATTCAAACAATAATACGAGACGGTTTTGTGATCGAACGAGGGCCAGACTCCTTTTTGGCCCGTAAGCAAAGTGCAGCGCGCCTTGCCAGGGAAGCGGGCCTTGAAAAGGAACTTGTGAGAAATACTTCTGGCAAGTCCTATGTCCTTGTAAGGCAGCGACTATATCCAATGCCTGGCGGATCCATCATGGGCATCCCGACACAAATTGCTCCCTTTATAACAACCGGCTTATTCTCTCCTGCAGGAAAGGCAAGAGCTGCGGCAGATTTTGTGCTGCCGCGCTCCAATCCTTCCACAGATCAGTCTCTGGGTGCCTTTTTCAGAAGAAGGCTTGGTGACGAAGTTGTCGATAATTTGATTGAACCGCTTCTCTCTGGCATATATGCAGGCGATATTGATCAATTGAGCCTTATGGCCACTTTCCCGCAGTTTTATCAGGTTGAACAGAAGTATAGAAGCTTAATAATGGGAATGAAGAAGTCTGCAGGCTCTCAGCCGAAACAAGCCGGAAACAGCAAAAGCAAAGAAGGAATGTTTCTTACTTTCAAATCAGGGCTTCAATCACTTGTCGATGCTCTCGAAAGCAAGCTTGAACCCGGGACTGTGCTGAAAGGCCATCGCATTGAATCGGTTATTAAGAATGGCAAAAGCTATACCGTTGAAATAAATGGGGGAGAAAGCCTTAATGCAGATTGCATAGTTATGGCTGTTCCCCACCATGCATTGTGCAGCATCTTCTCCGGCTGGGGACTTTTTGAGCAGTTTAAAGAAATGCCGTCCACTTCAGTGGCAACTGTTGCTCTGGCTTTTCCAGAGGATGCGATTGAAAGGGATATAGACGGAACGGGTTTTGTTGTTTCACGCCACAGTGATTACACCATTACTGCCTGTACCTGGACACATAAAAAATGGCCTCATTCTACCCCAAAAGGAAAAGTGCTTCTGCGCTGTTACGTTGGCAAAGCCGGTGATGAAGCAGTTGTGGATCTGTCAGATGATCAAATTATTAAAGTTGTGCTTGATGACTTAAATAAAACGATGAATATTAATATGAATCCTGAATTTAGTTATGTAACAAGATGGAAGGATTCAATGCCTCAGTATACCGTTGGACATAAAGAACGCGTCGGATTGGCAAAGAAACAGGCGCAGGATGAGCTGCCGGGCATTTTTCTGGCAGGAAGTTCGTATGAAGGTCTTGGTGTTCCTGACTGCATAGATCAGGCAGAAGAGGCAGTTCGAAATACATTAGAATACCTGCAAATCAACAAGCCAAAAGCTGTCCGTGTGTGA
- a CDS encoding TetR/AcrR family transcriptional regulator: MSADRKQQILEAATKSFSLFGYKATTMDQVAKLANVGKGTIYNFFKNKEELFDEIIHTLITEMKNAADEALDPSLPFHKNVHRGLYKILEFRMKHQLTIKLFQEAKEMGTPAVTDVIGKVEDAIIKYVKDKVTLAIERGEIRECDPELTSFVMLKLYIALIFDWEQRHEPLEKEKIALLFEQYIMKGLSN, from the coding sequence ATGTCAGCAGATCGGAAACAGCAGATTCTTGAAGCAGCCACAAAATCATTTTCTCTTTTCGGCTATAAAGCAACCACTATGGATCAGGTTGCAAAGCTTGCGAATGTTGGAAAAGGCACTATCTATAATTTCTTTAAAAATAAAGAAGAGCTGTTTGATGAAATTATCCATACGCTTATCACGGAAATGAAAAATGCAGCCGATGAAGCGCTTGATCCTTCTTTGCCCTTTCACAAAAATGTTCATCGGGGATTGTATAAAATACTTGAATTCCGCATGAAGCATCAGCTGACAATCAAGCTTTTCCAGGAAGCAAAGGAAATGGGAACTCCTGCTGTTACAGATGTAATTGGGAAAGTGGAGGATGCGATAATTAAATATGTGAAAGATAAAGTTACACTTGCCATTGAAAGAGGAGAAATCCGGGAATGCGATCCGGAACTGACTTCCTTTGTCATGCTTAAGCTTTATATTGCACTTATTTTTGATTGGGAACAGCGTCATGAACCATTGGAAAAAGAAAAAATAGCTCTTCTGTTTGAGCAATACATTATGAAAGGATTATCGAACTAG
- a CDS encoding YhgE/Pip family protein → MKNKLFLKEFSAIIKNKKLLIPIIAVMFIPVLYSGMFLWAFWDPYDHLDDLPVAIVNEDAGAVLEGNELHLGNDLVDNLKESKDFNFQFVDKEEAYKDLNDQQYYMLVEIPKDFSKNATTLLEDKPQKMNLIYVPNESYNFLSAQIGGTAVEKIKASLSEKVTETYAETMFDKVGELADGIGQASDGALQISEGAADLKDGSKTLHEKLELLANKSIEFNNGVSTASKGSKEMAEGAKSLSEGLGKLAGGQSELRNASDQLKSGSEDLSAGVTQTKEGILTVKEKLPVMIDGTEQLENGANSLSSSLEQWQTEAQKLSGGTVLLEQRLQGILSQLPEGSPEKAELQTALAQLKTGSAQLAESAGKLSSGGAELSQRMGQLKAGQQQLQQGINQLAQGTAELENGSLKLVQGHKDFDAGMETFAQKFGEAQAGADRLAGGAADLSGGLGKLTQGSAAFADGSKQLEAGAGKVAEGNSQIYEGSSELANKLADGAENASSVNASDKTYNMMANPVEIDNDKITEVPNYGTGFAPYFLSLGLFVGALLLSIVFPLREPAGVPRSGFSWFASKFGILAGIGIIQGLIAAMILLLGLGLEVQSVPLFLLFTILTSLTFIALIQFFVTVMGDPGRFVAIIILILQLTTSAGTFPLELIPNALQPISSYLPMTYSVSGFKAVISSGNFDFMWENAVILLSFGALFIAGSFVYFTAMHKKRFAAAAEQTD, encoded by the coding sequence GTGAAAAACAAACTTTTCCTTAAGGAGTTTTCAGCCATTATAAAAAACAAAAAGCTGCTGATTCCAATTATAGCAGTCATGTTTATTCCGGTTTTATACAGTGGAATGTTCCTGTGGGCATTCTGGGATCCATACGATCATTTAGATGATCTCCCGGTTGCCATCGTTAATGAAGATGCCGGTGCTGTATTGGAAGGAAATGAATTGCACCTGGGCAATGATCTTGTTGATAATTTAAAGGAAAGCAAGGACTTTAACTTTCAATTTGTTGATAAAGAAGAAGCATATAAGGATCTAAATGATCAGCAATACTATATGCTGGTTGAAATTCCTAAGGATTTTTCCAAGAATGCTACCACTCTGCTGGAAGACAAACCGCAGAAAATGAATCTGATTTACGTTCCTAATGAGAGCTACAATTTCTTATCTGCTCAAATTGGCGGGACGGCTGTTGAAAAAATTAAAGCGTCACTGTCAGAGAAAGTAACTGAAACATATGCAGAAACCATGTTTGATAAGGTAGGGGAACTTGCAGATGGCATTGGACAGGCAAGTGATGGTGCCCTTCAAATCAGTGAAGGAGCAGCTGATCTTAAGGACGGCTCCAAAACCCTGCATGAGAAGCTTGAGCTTTTGGCCAATAAATCCATTGAGTTCAATAACGGCGTAAGCACAGCAAGCAAGGGTTCTAAGGAAATGGCAGAAGGAGCTAAATCTCTTTCAGAAGGTTTAGGCAAACTTGCAGGAGGCCAATCGGAATTGAGAAATGCTTCTGATCAGCTAAAGTCAGGCAGTGAAGATCTTTCTGCAGGTGTTACACAAACAAAAGAAGGAATCTTAACAGTAAAAGAAAAACTTCCAGTTATGATCGATGGAACCGAACAGCTTGAAAATGGAGCAAACTCATTATCTTCATCTCTGGAGCAATGGCAGACGGAAGCGCAAAAACTCAGCGGAGGCACTGTTCTTTTAGAACAAAGGCTGCAGGGCATCTTATCGCAGCTTCCAGAAGGTTCTCCTGAAAAGGCTGAGCTTCAGACTGCACTTGCACAGCTGAAGACCGGATCAGCCCAGCTTGCCGAATCAGCCGGCAAACTATCTAGTGGAGGAGCTGAATTGTCCCAAAGAATGGGGCAGTTAAAGGCAGGACAGCAGCAGCTCCAGCAGGGAATAAATCAGCTTGCCCAAGGAACAGCCGAGCTGGAAAATGGCTCCCTTAAGCTGGTACAGGGCCATAAAGATTTCGATGCAGGAATGGAAACATTTGCTCAGAAGTTTGGTGAAGCGCAGGCCGGAGCAGACAGGCTGGCAGGCGGTGCAGCAGATCTGTCAGGAGGCCTTGGCAAACTGACACAAGGTTCAGCTGCATTTGCAGACGGCTCGAAGCAGCTTGAAGCTGGTGCAGGCAAAGTTGCTGAGGGCAATTCACAAATTTATGAAGGATCGTCTGAGTTAGCAAATAAATTAGCTGATGGCGCTGAAAATGCTTCATCAGTAAATGCCAGCGATAAAACGTATAACATGATGGCAAATCCGGTAGAAATAGATAATGATAAGATTACAGAAGTTCCAAACTACGGTACAGGATTTGCACCATATTTTCTGTCTCTTGGTCTTTTTGTTGGAGCTCTGCTGCTTTCCATTGTATTCCCGCTTAGGGAACCCGCTGGCGTTCCGCGCTCAGGATTCAGCTGGTTTGCAAGCAAGTTCGGAATCCTAGCAGGAATAGGCATTATTCAGGGTCTTATTGCAGCGATGATTCTATTGCTGGGACTTGGCCTGGAAGTTCAGAGTGTACCTTTGTTTCTTCTGTTTACAATCCTAACCAGTCTGACTTTCATAGCGCTTATTCAATTCTTTGTCACTGTCATGGGTGACCCAGGCCGGTTTGTTGCGATCATTATTTTAATACTCCAGCTGACAACAAGTGCCGGTACTTTTCCGCTTGAGCTGATTCCTAATGCCCTTCAGCCAATCAGTTCATATTTGCCTATGACCTATTCTGTTTCCGGTTTTAAGGCAGTCATTTCAAGCGGCAATTTTGATTTTATGTGGGAGAATGCGGTAATTCTCCTGAGCTTCGGAGCCTTGTTCATTGCAGGATCTTTTGTTTACTTTACTGCCATGCACAAGAAAAGATTTGCAGCTGCTGCAGAGCAGACTGATTGA
- the yhfH gene encoding protein YhfH — MIQNIMEFFRNLPAKQCSECGKSIEEQHECYGNKCEKCMGMTDL; from the coding sequence ATGATTCAAAACATTATGGAGTTTTTCAGAAACCTGCCGGCAAAACAATGTTCAGAATGCGGGAAGTCGATCGAAGAACAGCATGAATGCTACGGAAACAAGTGTGAAAAATGCATGGGAATGACAGATTTATAG
- a CDS encoding MBL fold metallo-hydrolase, whose protein sequence is MKLTVIGSWGGYPKADGASSGYLLEHEGFHLLVDCGSGVLSKMQNFFQPEDLDGLIISHYHPDHIADIGVLQHARLIQGFLGKKTAALPIYGHSFDQPEFAKLTYKDITKGVAYDPEGTLTAGPFQIRFMKTNHPVPCYAMRIEAGGKSLVYTADTSYKEELVAFSENADLLVCECNFYGHQNGKNAGHMTSLDAGTLASKAKVNNLLLTHLPHYGELRKLKEEASTKYAGPISIADYQWSHIF, encoded by the coding sequence ATGAAGTTAACTGTAATCGGCAGCTGGGGCGGTTATCCTAAAGCAGATGGGGCCAGTTCCGGGTATTTGCTGGAGCATGAAGGATTTCATTTGCTGGTAGACTGCGGAAGCGGCGTGCTTTCAAAAATGCAGAATTTTTTTCAGCCAGAAGACTTAGATGGGCTGATTATCTCGCATTACCATCCAGATCATATTGCGGATATAGGAGTGCTGCAGCATGCAAGGCTCATTCAGGGCTTCCTGGGCAAGAAAACAGCTGCACTCCCGATTTATGGACATTCTTTCGACCAGCCTGAATTTGCCAAACTTACATATAAGGATATTACAAAAGGAGTCGCCTATGATCCTGAAGGCACTCTCACAGCAGGACCATTTCAGATTCGCTTTATGAAAACCAATCATCCTGTGCCATGCTATGCAATGAGAATTGAAGCAGGCGGCAAATCACTTGTTTACACGGCAGATACTTCTTATAAAGAAGAGCTGGTGGCATTTAGCGAAAATGCTGATCTATTAGTTTGCGAGTGTAATTTTTATGGTCATCAGAACGGGAAAAATGCGGGGCATATGACAAGCCTGGATGCTGGAACATTGGCCAGCAAAGCAAAGGTGAATAATCTGCTGCTGACACATTTGCCTCATTATGGTGAACTTCGAAAGCTGAAGGAGGAGGCATCGACTAAATATGCCGGTCCTATTTCTATAGCGGATTACCAATGGTCTCATATATTTTAA
- a CDS encoding lipoate--protein ligase, translated as MLFIDNQGITDPRINLAIEEYALKNLDIEETYLLFYINEPSIIIGKNQNTVEEINTEYVEDNGIHVVRRLSGGGAVYHDLGNLNFSFITKDDGDSFHNFQKFTEPVTEALQKLGVNAELSGRNDLMAEGRKISGNAQFSTKGRMFSHGTLLFDSEIESVVSALKVKKDKIESKGIKSIRSRVANISEFLDEKITIEEFRTLLLKNIFGDLGEIPEYKLTDEDWERIHQLSRERYQNWDWNYGRSPKFDLQHSYRFPVGQIDIRLNVTKGKIEGCKIYGDFFGVGDVSEIENKLTGIRYEKSEVEKALEGLEIKHYFGNVTKEEFVNLVY; from the coding sequence ATGCTTTTTATCGACAACCAGGGAATCACAGATCCCAGAATTAATCTTGCTATTGAGGAATATGCACTAAAGAATCTTGATATTGAAGAAACCTATTTGCTGTTTTATATTAATGAACCTTCCATTATTATCGGAAAAAACCAGAATACAGTAGAAGAGATTAATACGGAATACGTGGAGGATAATGGCATCCATGTTGTCAGAAGGCTATCTGGAGGAGGGGCCGTTTATCATGATTTAGGCAATCTCAACTTCAGTTTTATTACAAAAGATGATGGTGACAGCTTTCACAACTTCCAAAAGTTTACCGAACCAGTTACAGAAGCTTTGCAGAAGCTTGGTGTGAATGCTGAATTAAGCGGCCGGAATGATCTGATGGCAGAAGGCAGAAAAATATCCGGGAATGCCCAGTTTTCCACCAAAGGGAGAATGTTTAGCCATGGCACCCTCTTGTTTGATTCCGAAATTGAAAGTGTCGTTTCAGCGCTAAAGGTAAAGAAGGATAAAATTGAATCAAAGGGCATTAAATCAATTCGAAGCCGGGTTGCTAATATCTCGGAGTTCCTGGACGAAAAAATTACGATTGAAGAATTTCGCACTTTGCTTCTAAAGAATATTTTTGGAGATTTAGGTGAAATTCCGGAGTACAAGCTTACGGATGAGGACTGGGAAAGAATTCACCAGCTGTCCAGGGAGCGCTATCAGAACTGGGATTGGAATTATGGAAGATCACCTAAATTTGATCTTCAGCATTCTTATCGCTTTCCAGTTGGTCAAATTGATATCAGACTTAATGTCACAAAAGGAAAAATTGAGGGATGCAAAATATATGGGGACTTCTTTGGGGTTGGCGATGTAAGTGAAATTGAAAACAAGCTAACAGGAATTCGCTATGAAAAGTCAGAGGTTGAAAAGGCTCTTGAAGGATTGGAAATTAAGCATTACTTCGGAAATGTGACTAAAGAAGAATTCGTTAACCTGGTGTATTAA
- a CDS encoding fatty acid--CoA ligase family protein, which yields MNLTEQLHETAIKMGDKTAYYFMDQSSTYAELDGAVTKFADGLSKLGVKKGDHIALLLGNSPHFVIGLHGALRLGATVIPINPIYTPDEIGYIVNNGDVKAVVTLDLLVPLIEKMHQALPKVENYIICDTPQGQASEQDLSALSAFSKMKSFTQLIALGDIGFKGPELEEDDTAVILYTSGTTGKPKGAMLTHKNLYSNAKDVSDYLHMNENDRVITTLPMFHVFCLTVALNAPLMNGATILIDPKFSPKEIFRLAKKYEPTVFAGVPTMYNFLLQYEDGNLEDLKSLRLCISGGAAMPVALLHGFEKKFNVIVSEGYGLSEASPVTCFNPLDKPRKAGSIGQSIMNVENKVVNELGEEVSVGEVGELTVRGPNVMKGYYKLPEETAATIRDGWLHTGDLAKRDEEGYFYIVDRKKDLILVGGYNVYPREVEEVLYNHREVVEAAVLGVPDPNLGEAVKCYVVTNNPQLTEELLLAYCAEHLARYKVPSSIEFLEELPKNTTGKILRRALKNQVLQAK from the coding sequence ATGAATTTAACAGAGCAGCTGCATGAAACGGCGATTAAGATGGGCGATAAGACTGCCTATTATTTTATGGATCAGTCCAGTACGTACGCGGAGCTTGATGGTGCTGTAACCAAATTTGCGGATGGGCTTTCAAAGCTGGGAGTGAAAAAAGGGGATCATATTGCTCTTTTACTGGGGAATTCACCGCATTTTGTCATCGGCCTGCATGGAGCACTGCGGCTTGGAGCAACTGTTATACCGATCAACCCAATTTATACACCTGATGAAATCGGCTACATTGTAAATAATGGTGATGTAAAAGCGGTTGTCACGCTTGATCTATTAGTGCCTTTAATTGAAAAGATGCATCAGGCGCTTCCAAAGGTAGAAAACTATATTATTTGTGATACACCCCAGGGACAAGCTTCAGAACAGGATCTGTCTGCATTATCTGCTTTTTCAAAAATGAAATCGTTTACACAATTAATTGCTTTAGGAGATATTGGGTTTAAGGGCCCTGAACTCGAAGAAGATGATACAGCCGTTATTCTATATACATCCGGTACGACAGGAAAGCCAAAAGGTGCCATGCTTACACATAAAAACCTCTACAGCAATGCAAAGGATGTAAGCGACTATTTACACATGAATGAGAATGACCGGGTTATTACTACTCTGCCTATGTTCCATGTTTTCTGTTTAACGGTTGCTCTCAATGCACCTCTGATGAATGGGGCTACCATTTTAATAGATCCAAAATTCAGCCCGAAAGAGATTTTCAGGCTAGCCAAAAAATATGAACCTACTGTTTTTGCCGGAGTTCCGACCATGTACAATTTCCTTCTTCAGTATGAAGATGGCAATCTGGAAGATCTGAAATCATTAAGGCTGTGCATATCAGGTGGTGCTGCCATGCCGGTTGCGCTTCTCCATGGTTTTGAGAAAAAATTCAATGTCATTGTTTCGGAAGGATACGGTCTTTCAGAAGCTTCTCCGGTTACATGCTTCAATCCGCTTGATAAACCGCGTAAAGCAGGCTCGATCGGGCAATCCATTATGAACGTTGAGAATAAAGTCGTAAATGAATTGGGAGAGGAAGTTTCTGTTGGCGAAGTTGGTGAATTGACCGTACGCGGGCCAAACGTAATGAAGGGGTACTACAAGCTGCCGGAAGAAACCGCGGCCACAATCCGTGATGGCTGGCTTCATACAGGAGACCTTGCAAAAAGGGATGAGGAAGGCTATTTTTATATCGTTGACCGTAAAAAGGACCTTATTTTAGTCGGCGGCTATAATGTGTATCCGCGGGAAGTAGAAGAGGTGCTCTATAATCACAGGGAGGTCGTAGAAGCTGCTGTATTGGGCGTGCCTGACCCGAATCTGGGTGAAGCGGTAAAGTGTTATGTAGTAACAAATAATCCCCAGCTGACAGAAGAATTGCTGCTTGCATACTGTGCAGAGCATCTGGCTAGATATAAAGTGCCATCTTCGATCGAATTTTTAGAGGAGCTTCCCAAGAATACAACTGGCAAAATCTTACGAAGGGCATTGAAGAATCAGGTTCTTCAGGCTAAATAG
- a CDS encoding enoyl-CoA hydratase-related protein: protein MSSIAVEKKGHIAVVTINRPDAMNAFNYETLSELQESVEKLRTSPDVRVVIFTGAGEKAFSVGADLKERRTLSDEEVRRNVYKIGEVFSLVDQLPQPTIAAINGFAFGGGMELALSCDFRIAVSGTSMGLTETSLAIIPGAGGTQRLPRLIGQAKALELILTAKRLTSEEALNYGILTKVTEKDNLLHDCFEFAGQMLNNGPIALQQAKFAVKHGMGVDLQTGLQIERKAYEVIIPTEDRVEALSAFAEKRKPEFKGK, encoded by the coding sequence ATGAGTTCTATTGCAGTCGAAAAAAAAGGTCATATTGCGGTAGTAACGATTAACCGCCCTGATGCAATGAATGCTTTTAATTATGAAACTTTGTCGGAGCTCCAGGAATCAGTTGAAAAACTGCGCACCAGTCCGGATGTTCGTGTTGTTATTTTTACAGGGGCTGGAGAAAAAGCATTCAGCGTCGGAGCGGATCTTAAAGAGCGCAGGACATTATCTGATGAGGAAGTACGCAGGAATGTATATAAAATAGGTGAGGTATTCTCCCTGGTTGATCAGCTTCCGCAGCCTACTATCGCTGCCATAAACGGTTTTGCGTTCGGAGGCGGGATGGAATTGGCACTATCCTGCGACTTCCGCATTGCAGTTTCCGGCACTTCCATGGGACTTACAGAAACAAGCTTAGCCATAATACCGGGTGCAGGAGGCACACAGAGGCTTCCAAGACTGATTGGCCAGGCTAAAGCCCTTGAGTTAATATTGACGGCAAAGAGGCTCACTTCTGAAGAAGCGCTTAATTACGGCATCCTTACTAAAGTGACTGAAAAGGATAATCTATTACATGATTGCTTTGAGTTTGCCGGACAAATGCTTAACAACGGGCCAATTGCCCTTCAGCAGGCTAAATTTGCTGTAAAGCATGGAATGGGTGTTGATTTGCAGACTGGGCTGCAGATTGAAAGGAAGGCATACGAAGTTATTATTCCAACGGAAGATAGAGTTGAAGCTCTTTCAGCTTTTGCCGAAAAAAGAAAACCTGAGTTTAAAGGGAAATAA
- a CDS encoding ABC transporter substrate-binding protein, with translation MLERVKTFKAIAAAGLIGTLLLSGCGSESTNGEAGSSDKEKGESINIGVTQIVEHPSLDAALEGFRKALEDSGIKASYDVQIAQGDQNNNQSIANNFAGDGVDLIFANSTPSALSALNATKDIPIVFTSVTDPVGAQLVKSLDAPEGNITGTTDTHPDAIPSMVKFIDEQFEAGTVGVIYNSGEQNSEVQIDKVKEALSGKNMKLAEATVSNSSEVKQAAESLVGKADAIYIITDNTVVSALESVIQVSNDNDIPLFVGELDSVKRGGFAAYGFDYEDIGYEAGEMAAKILKEGKKPSELPVQYPQNLKLVINKKAAEEMGIDLKDEWNGLAEFVE, from the coding sequence ATGTTAGAGAGAGTAAAAACATTTAAAGCTATAGCTGCGGCAGGCCTTATAGGAACTTTACTGCTAAGCGGCTGCGGAAGTGAAAGTACAAATGGGGAAGCAGGCTCTTCGGATAAAGAAAAGGGAGAGTCAATTAATATAGGAGTTACTCAGATTGTCGAACATCCTTCGTTAGATGCGGCGCTGGAGGGCTTTAGAAAGGCATTGGAGGATTCAGGCATTAAAGCAAGCTACGATGTCCAGATTGCTCAGGGGGACCAGAATAATAATCAATCCATTGCCAATAATTTTGCCGGAGATGGAGTGGACCTGATCTTTGCCAACTCTACACCCAGTGCATTAAGTGCACTGAATGCAACGAAAGATATACCAATTGTATTTACTTCAGTAACTGATCCAGTGGGTGCGCAATTAGTTAAATCACTGGATGCACCTGAAGGAAATATAACTGGTACAACAGATACCCATCCTGATGCGATACCCAGCATGGTTAAATTTATAGATGAGCAATTTGAGGCTGGAACGGTAGGTGTTATTTACAATTCAGGAGAACAAAATTCAGAGGTGCAGATTGATAAGGTGAAGGAAGCTCTTTCTGGTAAAAATATGAAATTGGCCGAAGCTACCGTATCCAATTCTTCTGAAGTGAAACAGGCTGCAGAATCACTTGTCGGAAAAGCAGATGCCATCTATATTATTACCGATAATACTGTCGTTTCCGCTTTGGAATCTGTCATTCAAGTTTCAAACGACAATGATATCCCGCTTTTCGTGGGAGAGCTGGATTCTGTTAAACGCGGGGGATTTGCTGCATACGGATTTGACTATGAAGATATCGGATATGAAGCCGGGGAAATGGCGGCAAAAATTTTAAAAGAAGGCAAGAAGCCATCCGAACTGCCTGTCCAATATCCGCAGAACCTAAAGCTGGTAATCAATAAAAAGGCTGCAGAAGAAATGGGCATTGACTTAAAAGATGAATGGAACGGGCTTGCTGAGTTTGTGGAGTAA